Below is a window of Mycolicibacterium rhodesiae NBB3 DNA.
ACGCGGTGAATCCGATGGTCAAAGCCGACGGCGTGGCGGCCGAGATGCCCAAGCTGATTGACCTGGTGGCCCAGCGCACGGGCCTATCCGATGAAGAGGCGCTGGCGCTGCTGCGAAAGGATTACCCCCATATCACGGGGCTGCTGACCTCGGCGCCCTTCGAAGACGTCGCCGCCGAGATACCGAAGCTGGTCCATTACCTGGGCACCGCATTGTTCATGACGCCGGACGAGGTGCAGGACATGCTGCAGCGCGACTACCCGAAGATCTACCAGGTCACCCAAAATTTTCCGGTGCTCATCGACGGATGGAACGCCGTGCCCGGCACCGAAGCGCTGACCCGATTCGACGGTACGCCGGTGCGCACCATGCCACAGGCGCGCGATTATCTCAGCGAGGAGCTGATCGGCCCGGTGGAGCGTCAGCAGGGCAACTTCCGGCCGCTTGGCGTCCGCGGCGGCGTCGGCTTCTTAGCGCCCCTGCTTCTGGTGTTGGGCATCGTCGTGATCATCTTCGGGACGACGATGGTGGTGCTGACCTGGCGGCGAGTGCCGCCGAACCCGATCAGGTTCGCGTGGGTCGTCGTCCCGGTGGTCGGCGCGGCGGTGGTGATGCTGGTGCTTGCACTGAACCTGTTCCCGCGGCTCATCGGCGGGCAGGTACTGCTCGACGACACCCGCCCCGCCTTCGCGTCGTCCCGGATCGAGGGTGACCGCGCCGCGGTCGAGCACATTTCGGTCTTTGTCAATTCGCTCGGACCGGCGGTTCTGCCCGACCGTGGCGTGGCCACCGAGTACCCCGCGCTGCTCGACCACGTCGCGAAGGAGGTCGGCGTTCCCACCGAGCGGGTACTAGAATTGGTGCATTCGTTTTTCCCGCGCACGGCCGCCCTGTTGGACGCGGTGCCGTTCTCGGCGGCCACCGCCGAGATACCGAAGCTGGTCGATTTCCTGGCCTCCACATCGAATGTGACAACCGACCGGATGTGGGAGAGCCTGCGCGTCGACTTCCCGGAGGTTCACCAGTTCCTCACCAATCTGCCCGACATTACGAATTGGTGGGCGGCGGTGCCGGGCACCGAGAACCTGACCCGCTTCGACGGTTCGCCGGCGCACTCTGGGCCACAGGTCAGGGATTACTTCCTCGACGATGTCATCCCGGCGCTGGAGCGGCAGCAGCCGAACTACGTAATCGTCGATACGAACTGGCCGCAGTTGACGGTGTTCGCGCCGTTGCTCACCGCCGTGGGCGTATTGGTCGTGATCTACGGCTTGTTCCTCGGGTATCTCACCCACAAGCAATTCCAGCGGGAACGCGAAGGGCCGGGCCCGCCCACGCAAACATACGATGAGCCCGCCCCACCCACACCGATACCGCAAGAGGCCGGTCGGGGCTGAGAAGCGGAACATCAGCCCCTGCGGGCAGCGGGTCCCCAACTTCGGTGACCAGCTACCGACGTGTTGACGCCGAAACAATGGCGAATGGAGCCTGCGGGCGGACGCGACTGTACAACCGCTCAGTCGGCAGGCGTTTTCGCCGTGTCGCGCCGCGCATATCTCCTCGGCCAACCAGTTGCCAACCTGCCAACGGTATCAACCCGTAGTGGGAGAGTTTTATCTGTAGGGCGTTCCGGTGGTGTATCCGACTGTGCCCCGTGGTGTCTTCGGGCCCTTGGCGAGTCGTGCGGAACGGTCTTATCTGTAGGGCTGTATTCGGTGATGGCGAACGACGGGCTGTGAGCTGCCTGTCGATCACCTGCCATGTTCGCGCTCAAACGCGTCGTAAGCGGCTGCGATGCAGTCGGCGTCGGCGTCGGCGTCGGGGTGCTCGTATGCCACTTCGTCGATTGCCGCCACCGTGTCGGGTCCCAGTCCGGAATTGCGCGGCGCGGACCGCCCGCGAGTCAGCGCCAGATTCAGGATCGTTTGAAAGGATGCTCGAAGCTCCTGCGGAGTCGGCGCCTCGGGCAACATTCACCCCAGGCGCCGCCGTCGCCGGTGAGGTAGCAGCCCGGATGCTCGCACAGATAGGCCGCCTCGTAGCGCTCGCGTCGCCCCACAGCGTCGGCAGCGTGTCGGGTGGCAGCGGCGACCGGATGCAGATCGTGCCCTCCTCGCCCGGATTTTGGCCTTGACCTGGCACGTCACACCTAACCAATGTCGGGAATACTGCGAGCCGAATATCCGGAAATCTCCCAATTGGTCACCAGTCTGCCGCCACGGCTGCGCCATCGCGCCGGACGCCGAGAAGCTGGCCCGGTTCGACGGTTCGCCCGCGCACTCTGTGCCACAGATCAGGGACCACCTCCGCTTCGACGTCTCCCGCCTTGGTATGCCAACAGAAGAATTGCGTAATCATCGACACGAGCTGGCCGCCGCTGACAGTTTTCGCGCCGTTGCTCACCGCCGTGGGTGTCTTGGTGGTGATCCGCGGCTTCCTGCTGGGTTTCCTGACCGTAAAGCAACGGCGCCGGCCGTGCGAACGGCCGAGCCCGCCGGCGCTGGCACCGGATGTGCTCACACCCGTTGGTCTTGGCTGACGCAGATCGACGGCGCCCAGCGCTTATCGCTTGAGGATTGAGTGGCTTCGGCCTGCGGTGGTGCCTCGAATCCGTCGCGAGTCGCGACCTGACGTGGAAATGTCGGCCGGAGGGCATTCACGCAGCGCTCCGCACACCGGAGGTGCCACTAGATTTCGGCGCCCACGTGGACGCCGTGCCCGGGTGAATGCAACTCCCGGCTCGGGCCGCTCAGTCCGAACTGCGGCCAACCGTTTACCAACCTGGTGGTGGGAGGGTGAGCGGTAGATGTCGGTGCTGGTGGATCGGCAGTCGTTGACGACTGAGTCTGGGAGCGAGGGGTTTGTCATGGTGTTTGCACGGCCGGGTGCTGAGGGCAGTGTTGTTGATTTCGCTGGCCGGTATGAGAATTTTATTGGCGGGCAGTGGGTCGCCCCGGTCGATGGGGCGTATTTCGATAATCCCTCCCCGGTGACCGGTGAGGTGTTCACACAGGTGGCGCGGTCGTCGGCCGCCGATGTGGAGTTGGCGTTGGATGCCGCGCACGCGGCGGCGGGCAAGTGGGGGGCGACGTCGCCGGCGGAGCGCTCGAACCTGTTACTGAAGGTCGCCGACCGTATCGAGGAGCATCTGGAATCGTTGGCGGTGGCCGAGACGTGGGATAACGGCAAGCCGGTGCGGGAAACCCTGGCCGCGGATCTGCCGTTGGCGGTGGATCATCTCCGATATTTCGCTGGGGCGTTGCGGGCTCAGGAAGGGTCGATCGCCCAGATCAACGAGGACACGATCGCTTATCACTTCCAGGAGCCGTTGGGGGTGGTGGCCCAGATCATTCCGTGGAACTTCCCGATCTTGATGGCGATCTGGAAGGTGGCGCCGGCGTTGGCGGCCGGTAACTGTGTGATCCTCAAGCCCGCTGAGCAGACCCCGGTGTCGATCCTGAAGGTCATCGAGGTGATCGCCGATCTGCTGCCGCCCGGGGTTTTGAATGTAGTCAACGGGTTCGGGGTGGAGGCGGGCAAGCCGCTGGCCTCCAGCGCGCGGGTGGCCAAGGTGGCGTTCACCGGGGAGACCACCACGGGGCGGCTGATCATGCAGTACGCCAGTGAGAACATCATCCCGGTGACCTTGGAGCTGGGCGGTAAGAGCCCGAACATCTTCTTGCCCGATGTCGCCGCGGCCGATGACGAGTTCCTGGACAAGGCGGTCGAGGGTTTTGTGATGTTTGCCCTCAATCAGGGTGAGGTGTGCACGTGTCCGTCGCGGGCGTTGATCCACTCGTCGATTTATGACGAGTTCATCAGCCGCTGTGTGGCGCGCACCGAGGCCATCGTCAGCGGGGATCCGCTGGATCCGGCCACCATGATCGGCGCGCAGGCCAGCAACGACCAGTTCGAGAAGATCATGTCCTACATCGACATCGGCCGCAAAGAGGGCGCGCAGGTACTCACCGGTGGCGGGGCGCGCAAGGTGCCCGAATATCCGGGTGGACACTACGTCGAGCCGACCATCTTCAAGGGCACCAACGATATGCGGATCTTCCAGGAAGAGATCTTCGGCCCGGTGGTGTCGGTGACGACGTTCGATTCGGTCGATGAGGCGCTCAAACTGGCCAACGACACCCTCTACGGCCTGGGGGCGGGGGTGTGGACGCGTGATGCCAACACCGCCTACCGGCTGGGCCGGGGCATCAAGGCCGGGCGGGTGTGGACCAACTGCTACCACGACTACCCCGCCCATGCCGCGTTCGGTGGCTACAAGAAATCCGGCATCGGACGCGAATGCCACAAAATGATGCTCGACCACTATCAGCAAACCAAGAACCTGTTGGTCAGCTACTCGCCGACCAAACAAGGGTTCTTCTGATGACCGCAGCTGCGGACCGGGTAACCATCACCCCCCAAGCCACCCAAGTACTCCAACGACTCATCGACGTCCACGGGCCGGTGATGTTCCACCAATCCGGCGGCTGCTGCGACGGCAGCGCACCCATGTGCTATCCGCAAGGCGAATTCCGCACCGGGGACTCCGACGTGCTACTGGGCCACCTGCCCGGCGACACACCGTTCTGGATCGGTCGTGATCAGTACGAGTTATGGCGGCACACCAAGCTGACCATCGACGTTACAGAGGGCCGGGGGGGTGGCTTCTCGTTGGAGGCACCCGAGGGTGTGCGGTTTCTGATCCGCTCCGACCTGTGCGTCACCTGAGCAGGATCGAGTCGGTCACCACGCGCACAGTGCCACCGGCGACCGCACCGTCTGCGCGACCGGTCAATAGGGTGGGCGACGACACCACAGTTGTCTCACCCGAACCCGATGCAGCCGGCGAACAGTTGTCCCCAACCCGCATCGCCGGACGTGCTCGCGGTAGATATGGGTTCGCTGTCGTCAGCGCAGATCGCTTCGACCAGGATATGGTCGAGTTCGTCATCCGGTGGCGACGTTACGGCGGCGGCTGCGCGGCCGACATCTTCGAGGAGTTCGGACTGCCGGAAGCTGAGTTCTTTCGGCGAGTGTTCGTGCTGGTCACCGCTCCAAGCGTCGGCCTGGTGATCGACCGTGTCGTACTCGACCAGATTCGCCACACGTGCCTGACGCGCCTGCGCGGCCTGGGCGCGACGGCCAGGCGGGCATGACGGACGAGGAGACGGTGGCCGGTGTCCGGGTCGCCGCTGCCGATCAACGCTGAAACACCA
It encodes the following:
- the adh gene encoding aldehyde dehydrogenase; its protein translation is MVFARPGAEGSVVDFAGRYENFIGGQWVAPVDGAYFDNPSPVTGEVFTQVARSSAADVELALDAAHAAAGKWGATSPAERSNLLLKVADRIEEHLESLAVAETWDNGKPVRETLAADLPLAVDHLRYFAGALRAQEGSIAQINEDTIAYHFQEPLGVVAQIIPWNFPILMAIWKVAPALAAGNCVILKPAEQTPVSILKVIEVIADLLPPGVLNVVNGFGVEAGKPLASSARVAKVAFTGETTTGRLIMQYASENIIPVTLELGGKSPNIFLPDVAAADDEFLDKAVEGFVMFALNQGEVCTCPSRALIHSSIYDEFISRCVARTEAIVSGDPLDPATMIGAQASNDQFEKIMSYIDIGRKEGAQVLTGGGARKVPEYPGGHYVEPTIFKGTNDMRIFQEEIFGPVVSVTTFDSVDEALKLANDTLYGLGAGVWTRDANTAYRLGRGIKAGRVWTNCYHDYPAHAAFGGYKKSGIGRECHKMMLDHYQQTKNLLVSYSPTKQGFF
- a CDS encoding DUF779 domain-containing protein — protein: MTAAADRVTITPQATQVLQRLIDVHGPVMFHQSGGCCDGSAPMCYPQGEFRTGDSDVLLGHLPGDTPFWIGRDQYELWRHTKLTIDVTEGRGGGFSLEAPEGVRFLIRSDLCVT